TTTCTCAAAAGGAAAACTATTCGTTAGTCTCGGTTAGTTTTCAGACTAAAGGTGTAATGGTTTAGTGTTGGAttaaacctttattatttacaaataAACTGCAACTAAGAGAGCTGGGAGTGGGGTTCAGTCTTCACCTCGTCGGGCCCCTCGTCGCAAGTTATACCACTCCCCCACCCCGTCACATATGCTCGTCACACCTTGGTCACTCTCACACGCAACGAAGTTGCAAGGTTtaagaaataaataaatacaaacatAAAATGTAACGGCTATTTTCCTTATCGTTgggaatttatttatttattttttcttttttacaTTCTATATATacacaacacaaacacaaacacaaacacaaatctCATTCACAAACACAAACAAATGGCAAATAACTAGTATTATCTCAATTCACAATGGAGTCCACTCTCACCCTGTTCACCCGAATCAGCTCAAGGTTCGGCTAGGTGGTGAGGCTAATCTCAGTTTTTCGAATTTTGCCAATTCACAACAATCATTTTCACAAATGTCTCCCGAGCAAATGCAAGCGTTTATGAtgtggcaacaacaacaacaacaacaacaacaacaacaacaacaacaatcacaagttCTACAAACATAACAAACACAAGTTCCACAATCACCAAAACGCAAGTCAAGAGCAAAGGCTAAAGGAAAAGAAGTTGCGGTCGATTCGTCTCAACCTAGAAGACGAACTGAGTACTTGTGGGAACCCGAAGATGAGCTACGTTTAGCTCAATCGTGGATTGCGGCTTCTGAAGATCCAAACCAAGGCATTGATCAAAAGTCGGCTTCATTTTGGAACGTGGTTATGAATAAGTACCATTTGAGGGGTCTACCTTACAAACGAACAAAGGATATGTTGACCTCCAAATGGACAAAAATGAATAAATGTTGCAGAAAGTATGGTGGAATCGTGAGTCGTCTCAAACGAGTTCCACATAGTGGCGAGGGTGATATCAATTTCAAGGAACGTTGTGATGCACAATACAAGGTGGAGACGTTTAAGAGGTTTAATAATTACCTACCTTGGGAATTCCTAAAATATAAGCAAAAGTGGAACAACCCGACTCCACTTAAAACAACCAAACGTGATTGTGTTAGTTTGAATGATTGTGATCTTGATGAGGAActggaggaaccggaagagaatcCAAATGCGGAGCTATATGGGGAGGATGCAACACCACGACCTCCCGAAAAATCAAGAAAATCAAAATCACAAAAGACGTCTTCGAGTTCCGCCGCTTCTGCAAGATCCTCGTTTAATGAAAGTGCAAGCGGTACTTTTGATTAATGACTAGTTACTTTGATTTGAAAATACTACAAATGTTTACCGCGGGAATGGATGAAGAAGATGCAGTGGTTCTTCAAGCGAAGAAAGCGGCGATTCGGGCCAAGCTTCGAAGTGGAAATTGAATCGTTTCCTATTGGTTTTTAATAAATAGGAAAAGGGGCTATTTATAGGCTTTTACTGGATACATGAAATTAGCTATTAGTATTACCTCACCAAAAGATTCAGTACACCACTACTACCCATTTTACTCTTGCATGTCTTCTTAAAAAATTGGTACACTCAGGCACTCAGGCACTCTCCCTCATACGATTTCTCAACTACAATTGAATAATATTCGGTCAACATGCTGACCATTCCAAAACTAAAAAACAATATGCTAATACGTACTAAAGCACAACCAACCTTGAATAACATATACTTAGAATATGCAACCCAACATCATACTCCTAGAAATACAGTTACCCTAGTCTATACGTAGAAATAAGTCCCtgaagaaacatttatcaaaattctTCCACGGCCCTTGAATAACCTGCAATTAAACAATAGCCACAATATAGAATAATAACACAAGTTCTTTCAATTATGTTTCATATTTTGTTTTTGGGTATACCTGGTTTCCGAAACGCTTTGCAAGCCAACTAATCGTAGGGAGACTACCTGCTTTGCGGGCAGCTTACAGTCGTCGCGGGTGAACCTCTGTGGCCACTAGGAGATTATAATATTTAGCCATGTGAGATTCAAACTCATGACCTCCACTTTGGAAGGGTAGGCCCTCACCAGTCCAGCACCACCCCGTGGTCAAATTGTGTTTCGTTTTAGATTACATTAGCACAACACCTTATTTTCAACAGTCATTTAGGAGTTGTTTctttgtttatgactcaatttTGTTTTTCACTACTTGTTGCAGAGACCAAGCTTGGAAGACTTGACATCTCAACACAGTCACTTGAAAATTAGGCTCCATGATATAACTTTGGCCACCAATAACTTTTCTCACGCAACCCGCATTTTGAGAGACGACTTCTATGACGTATACAGAGCAGAAATTGAACATTTGGATAATGAAAATTTTGTCCTCGGAGAAGAGAATACTAAAAGTGAACGCCCCAAGAAACGGTCTGCTGTCATTATAAAACGCCTGCTCCCTGTTAAGAAAAAAATAGGAGAAGAAGTATTTTGTATTGACATTGATATGTTTGCAACCTGTAAGCATCACAACATAGTCACTCTACTTGGATTTTGTATTGAAGATCGTGAGAAGATCATTGTGGTTGAGGATGCTTCTAATGGATATCTCGTTAAATATTTGAGAAACTACAAAAACAGATCGCTCCTTACATGGGAAAAACGTTTGAAAATATGCCTTGATATTGCATATGGACTGAAGTACCTACACCATGAGATGGAAGACCAGATGACGGTGATACATCGTACTTTAGATACTTACTCAATTGCCTTAGATGAGAATTTCGGGGCTAAGATTGTTTATTTTGGGTTATCGGCCTTTCTTCATCCGAACCAAGATTCTCTTTATAATGATTACATTGTCGGGTCACAATTTCACATTGACCCGGAATATGAAGAGAGTGGTATGTTGAAACGAGAATCAGATGTATATAGTTTCGGAGTAGTTTTGTTCGAAATTTTATGTGGAAGGCTAGCCAGCAATCGAATGTACAAGAAGGAGAGTAAAGATGGGGTGGCATATGTGGCACGCCAGTGCTTTCGTAAGGGAACAATAATGGAAATTGTAGATCCTATAATTAAGAATGTAAATGATGACAACAATTTTCTTACAACTAAAGTACCCAACAAAGATTCTATAGAGACATTTGTACAAATTGCTTATTGGTGTTTGTCTGAAACTCAACACCAACGTCCCACAATGAAAGACGTTGTCAAGGAGCTTGAGAAATCATTATCGTTTCAAGTAAGTCAAATATATTTGTATTTGTCTCCAATTTATTGATCACCATTACCGATTCCTATCATCTTAGGAATGCtaaatgcttattaatgttatcttGATATGCATATAAATCACCAACTCGTGTAAACTGAGAACTAGTAAATTAAGAAAAACATGTAAACTTCACTTAGTTTAATTATGGATCTCCGAAATAGAGGGATTAAGGACTTCAATATTTagtttaatcatttgagtgttacaCACTTTTAAAAGAAAACGTGTAGTTCATATCTGATGCCTAAAGGATATGTATCATGAATATCCAAATCCTACAAAATTTGACGACATATATATTACGTAGAAAGCATAAAGTTGAGATTTTGTTTACCACTAATCTTTACATTTTTCATGTTATTGCTTAATGGAGAAGCAAGTACAAGGCCAAGATTCCGACCAAGTTGTAGATGGATCTGATGATTTATTAGAAATGAAATCGACACATGAAAATCCTGTAAGACTCTTCttctattttatttttcttttttttcttattATCATTTATCAGTAGCACTATTTAATCTTCCAATAAATAACTTTATTTCTTGTTGTGTATGATGTTAACAGTCATTTTAGGAGTTTTACCTTTCTTATGACACAAGTTTTTTTTCAAGTAAAAGCCTTTAGTTTTTTTTTACTACTTGTTGCAGAGACCCAGCTTGGAAGATTTGACATCTCAAATCAGTCACTTGAGGATTAGGCTCCATGATATACATTTGGCCACCGAATACTTTTCCGAGGAATACATGTTGAAGAGAAGTAACACATGTGAGGTATACAGTGCAGATCAACTTGAAGTTTGGGATAAAGAAGAAAATTTTCTCTCTGTAGGAGAGATGAATAAAAGTGAACATCCCAAGAAATGCACTGGTGTCTTTATAAAACGATTTCTACAGAGAAAAGGTAAATTAGGAAAAGGAGTATTTCGTACAGACCTCGAAATGCTTGCAACTTGTAAGCATCGCAATATAGTCCCTCTACTTGGATTCTGTATTGAAGGTCCCGAGAAGATCCTTATCATTGAGGATGCTTCAAATGGTTACCTAGTCGAATATCTGAATAACAACAAAAACAGATATATTCTTACATGGGAAAAACGTTTGAAAATATGCCTTGCTGTTGCATATGGATTAAAGTACCTGCACCATGAGATGGAAGACCAAAAGACGGTGAtactttgtgatttatctacattcTCAATTGCCTTAGGTCAGAACTTTGTGGCTAAGATTGTTGACTTCAAGAATGCGGTCTTCCTTCCTCCTAACCAAGAAGATTTTTTTCCAGCTTACGTTCGTGGAAATCCGTTTTACGTCGATCCAGAATATGAGGATAGTGGTAGGTTGAAAAGAAAATCTGATGTATATAGTTTCGGACTCATTTTGTTCGAACTTTTTGGTGGAAGGCTGGCCGACGATGTAATGTACACGAAGGAGAATAAAGATGGGCTGGCGTCTATGGCACGCCAATGCTTCAGTAATGGAACATTAATGGAAATGATAGATCCTATGTTTAAGGAGGAAAAAACTGATGACAAAAACTCTAAAACATCTAAAGGAGTCAACAAGGATTCTGTCAACACATTTGTCGAAATTGCATACAAGTGTTTGGCTGAAACTCAAGACCAACGTCCAACAATGAAAGACGTCATCATGGAGCTTGAGAAAGCATTATCGTTTCAAGTAAGTCAATTTGTTCTTGTGTAATACATTATTTTTCGGGAAATCTAGCACGGATACGATTTTTTACAAGACTCTTTACCCCTTATCACAATCTTGCAGGAAAATATATTGAAGCACCTTAAAATTCCACTCAGTGATATAATGTTGGCCACAGATAGCTTTTCCGAGAGATACATGATTCTGAATGAAGATAACTATCGGATATACAAAGCAGAACTTGAGCAGCATTCTGATCACCTAAATTTTGCCTCTTTTTTAGAAGAGAACAATAGAAGCAAACCACCCAAGATACCCAAGAGATGCACCACTGTATTAATAGAACGCCGCTTCATCAGAGAAGAACACAAAGGAGAAGAACTATTCTTTAAGGAAGTTGAAATGCTTGGGGCTTGTAAACATCCTAACGTAGTCACTCTACTTGGATTTTGTGATGAAGATGACGAGATGATCCTCGTTTTTGAGAATACTAGTAAAATAAAACTTAAAAGTTATTTGAAAGACATCCACAAGCCTATTCTTAGATGGTCACATCGTTTGAGAATATGCATTGACGTTGCAAATGGATTGAGGTACCTACATTACGAGATGGATGGCCAAAAGGTGATAATACATTGTGATATAAGAAGCGGCACAATTGTCTTAGATGAGAATTTGGGGGCACGAATTGCCAACTTTGATACGTCCATCTTCCTCCCTCCGTATCTAGATGATGATACTTTATGTCCGGATGATATTATTGGTAGGGTTGGTTTCATGGATCCAGAATATGAAAAAACGGGTAAGTTAAAACGAGAGTCAGATGTATATAGTTTCGGAGTACTTATGTGTGAAATCTTATGTGGTAAAACTGAGCTATCATACTTTAAGGAGAGTGACGAAAGGTTGGCAGATGCGGTACGAAGATGCTTTCATGAGAGAACCCTAAATGATATGGTAGATCCTAAAGTTAAGGAGGAAAGCGGTGACGTCTTTACCTTAAATAGAGGACCCAACACGAACTCCTTGGATACGTTTTTGGAAATCACAATTGCGTGTTTGGCAGAAACTCAAGACAAACGCCCAACAATTAAAGTTGTTATCGAGGAGCTAGAGAAAGCCTTATTGTTTCAAGTAAGTTTCTGCTTTAAAAACTAAACCTTTTTACGTTGATGAAACCTGGCCTCTTCTCTCTTCTCTGCAAAATATGATCTAGAAATTTTAATCATTTGAATTTTTAAAAAAATCACTATGCTTTTAAAATTTTGGGGATTTAAAAAGCACTAGGGAACTTTGAAAAGTTAGTGGATTTTCTTTTGTTTGGAAACATGAATTTGGTACATGTACTTTAAGAGTCCTATTCTTTTCAAAATTTATTTTGTTTCGTACAGAGTGAAAATTTAATAATATTCACGTATCCAAACCTTTATTTTGGTGTCCCGTGGTTGACAGGAAAACAATAAAGACACCCTAAGGATTTCACTTGAAGACATACAATTAGCCACAGAAAACTTCCATGGTAAAAATTATATTGGTAGAGGAGGGTTTGGGAAAGTTTATAAAGGAAAACTTCCACAAAGTGATAGCATCATTGTTGCAAAACAGTTGGATACAGAGGGTGGTCAAGGAGATAAGCAATTTCGGAATGAGCTTCAAATTCTTTTCGAGTGTAAGCATAATAATATCATTAGCCTTGTTGGCTATTGCGACAAAGAAGATGAAAAAATCATTGTTTATGAGTATGCGTCTAGAGGGAGTCTTGATAGGTATCTGAGTGATGCTCATCTTAATTGGATAACAAGACTTAACATATGTATTGGCGTTGCAACCGCACTGAATTTCCTTCATAGAGGAGTTGGAACACTAGAAATGGTTATACACAGGGACATCAAACCCGAAAACATTTTGCTAACCGGTGACTGGAGTGCAAAACTTGGTGATTTTGGACTTTCTTTGATAAGTGCAATAAATAATGAAACTGACTTCATCATTGATCGTGCATGCGGTACAGAGGGCTACGTGGATCCACTTTACTTGAAATTGGGTTTCTTAACCAAAGAGTCTGACATATATTCGTTTGGTGTCGTTTTATTTGAGATCTTGTGTGGAAGATTAACATTTGAAACCCGGGAAGGTATGCATCTACCAAATTTCATTAAACAGAGATTTCAAAAAGGAAAAGGAAAACACGATGCAGTGGTATTTGAGAAGATAAAAGAACAGATAATGCCAGAAGCATTGAGTGTATTTCAGATGATTGCCTACCGGTGCTTAAATGAGAAGAGAGAAGAACGTCCAACGGCAAaggaaattttggaacaacttgAGAAGGCATTAGAATTGCAAGTAAGTTATCGCACTTTTATCTAGCTAGGCAGGGTTTCAtaaattaaatgtttatatatacatatacatatatatatatatatatatatatatatatatatatatatatatatatatatatatatatatatatatatatatatatatatatataactaaactgTTATATAGTTTCAATCATAGGCACAGGTTTATAAACACAACACCAACTAATAAGAGtacttatatataattagattcccAATAATTAATTATATTGTTCCTCACCTAGAGCTTTAACCATAACATATATAAGAGCTCTGTTTTTATCTCTCGTTGTCTGTTGCCAACTCTGCCTCCAATTAGATAAGCGACAATTTAGAATATGAGATCAAGTcacattattttcatttttaatggTGTAtctttaatgtggctaatatgtaaTCAAATGATATGTAGTATTTGAGTTACATGCAGATGTCAGGAGGTGATGGAGCTTCTACAGGTACTTCATATTGATTACAAGACTGAAAGTAAGTATGTTGTCACCGGATACTGCAGATCCATTTGTGTTGCACTATATTCAAGCTTTCAAAATATGTCACTATTTGTAAGCTTAAAAGCGAGTGTATTTCTTTGAAATGACTCGAGTTTTTCATTTGAAGGCCTTGAGTTTCGGCCAATGCAAGAAGAATTCCATCATTATTCATTAATCTGTAGTTTTCTTGTGTTTTCAATATTCTTTTGTGAAACTAAAATGGGATACGTGTTGATGTTGTTTTACGGTCATGATATGCAAATGACACTTTCATCATTCATAACTATTGTGCCCTTGTAATTTTACATTCGAACCTCAACATACTGGTCACTACTGCCAGTTTAGATCTTTTGCTAGTAAATCttcaaatatataattaatttgcaTTTGTTCCACAAGATTCTAGGTGTTATATCAACTATATAACATAACCCACATATACTGTATTAGCATCAACTATGCTGAGGGTTCTGTTTTGTAAAAAACAGCCTCTGATTCAGTATAAATGTTCCAAATTAACATATTTGAGAAAATCGACAGCTTAATTAATCTCCAAATTATAATTGTGAATACATGAAGGGAAAATTCGTGAGACACCAAAAATTATTACTAAACTCAACGACTACAATGATCAGTTTCAAATTCAAGGATATACACATAACAAATTCAAATAAATACACAGAACAACTTCCACTCATTCACCTGATCATAATGCAATCCACGACACGTTTCTGAAAGTTTGAATTCCGTGTAACACAAAACGACATGCAGCATCTGGGACCCACATATTTTCTTTCAGTCTTGCAATTGATATGAAGTACTACTAGAATCTCCATCACCTCTCGAAATCTGCACGTAAATCAAATATGTCATGCGATGACATATTTCTTAGTCACATCAAAGACGTAAAACTTTTCTCAACTGTGTACTGACATATCTTATGATAATTTGATAGGCCATTTAAATTTGAACATAATGTGGCTTGATATTGTAAATCATGGCTTATTTAGTACAGCTGGAGGCAGATTTGTCAACAAACATAAGAAAAAACAGAGCTCTTGTGTATTAATTATTAAAGCTTCAGCTGAAGAACAAGATAATCAATTACAGGGATGCAATTGTGATATAATCATTATCATAAAGTACTATAACTAGTTGATGGtgcttatataaaaaaataaaaataaaaataaaaaaataaataaaaatcaaaaagtgGTCAAGAAACTTCAAACTCGAACTTAACATTTTATGTAGCAAATTTGTTATAATTAACATCCATTTAAGCAAAACTTGTAAACTAACAATATTAAGCTTATATTTCACTTATACAACACTATaagatcacacacacacacacacacacacacatatacacacacacaaagaCAGACACACGCACACGCACACACACATATAAGCATTTTCTTTTCCAAAAAAGCATATATAAGTATTTATGAAACCCTTTAGCTAGGAAAAAGTACGATAACTTACTTGCAATTCTAATGCCTTCTTAAGTTGTTCCACAACTTCCTTTGCCATTGGCCGTTCTTCTCTATTCTCATTTAAGCACTCATAGGCAATCATTTGAAACACACTCAATGCTTCCGGCATGATTTGTGCTTTTATTTTTTCAAATACCACCGTCTCGTGTGTTCCTTTTTCAAATCTATCTTTGATGAAATTTGGTAGATGCATACCTTCCCGTTTGTGGATCACAAACGTTGATCTTCCACACAAGATCTCAAACAATACAACACCAAACGAATATATATCGGATTCTTTGGTTAAGAAACGCGATTTCAAATAAACTGGGTCCACGTACCCTTCGGTGCCGCACGCATGATCAATGACGTAGTCAGTTTCCTGATTTATTGCACATATCAAGGAAAGTCCAAAATCACCAAGTTTTGCATTCCAGTCGCCGGATAGCAAAATGTTTTCAGATTTGATATCCCTATGTATAACCGTTGCTAGTGTTCCAACTCCTCTATGAAGAAAATCCAATGCGGTTGCAACGCCAATACATATGTTAAGTCGTTTCATCCAAGTGAGACGAGCATCACTCAAGTACCTATCAAGACTCCCTCTAGGAGCATACTCATATACAATGACTTTTGCATCTTTTTCATCACAAAAGCCTACAAGACCAATGATATTATCGTGACGATACTCAAAAAGAATTTGGAGCTCATTCCGAAATTGCTTATCCCCTTGACCACCACTTGTATCCAATCGCTTTGCGACAATTGTGTTGTCACTTTGTGGAAGTTTTCCTTTATAAACTTTCCCAAACCCTCCTCCGCCAACACAATGTTTATCATGGAAGTTTTCTGTGGCTATTTGTATATCTACAAGTGAAATTCTGAGGGCGTCTTTGTTGTTTTCCTGTCAGCATGAGACACCAAAAAAAAGCAAGAGGAAATATGATAATTATAGAACAGGTACCAAATTGTTGTTTTTTATGTTTCCAAACGGAAACCACCATCTTTTCAAAGTTCACTAGTGTTCCAtccatataaataaataataaatattgagAGCTATACGTAAACGGTAAACGGATAAAGTTTTTCTGTTCAGCCTACCCAAGAACGGGGAGTAATTATACTAAGTTTTACGCGGTCTAATATTATCCCCATGACCGTTTCTGATAATCTCCTCTTTGACAATAATGTTTTAACCTGAGACCTCTTACTTACTTACAACTATACGTATAGTAGTGAATTTGGGGAGAATTTAGTTCCAAAAGGTCGttattagtaattataaaaatCATGAAAAGATAAAAAGGTTTAGTTTTTAAAAGAGTGACTTACTTGAAACATTAAGGCTTTTTTGAGCTCGTCAATAGCAACTTTTATTGTTGGACGTTTGTCTTGAGTTTCTTCCAAACACGCAACTGCAATTTTCATGAACGTATCAAAAGAATTTTTATTGGGACCCCTAATTAGAGTAAACTCGTCACCACTTTGTTGCATAATTCTAGGATCCACAATGTCCTTCAAGGTTCCCTCATGGAAGCCTCTTCGTACCACATATGCCAACCCTTTTTCATTCTCTTTAAAGTAATTTTTGTGGGCTACTCTACCACATAAAAGTTCACACAAAAGTACTCCGAAACTATATATATCCGATTCTCTTTTTAACATACCCGTCTTTTCATATTCTGGATCTAAGTAACCTTCCAAACCAATAATCACTTTGGTATAGAGAGCACTGTCACTTAGATGCGGAGGAATGAGTATGGAAAAAGCAAGAAAGTCAATTCGTGCCCCCAAATTCACATCTAAAGCAATTGTGGTGCTTCTTATATTACGATGTATCATCACCTTTTGGTCTTTCATCCCGAAATGCAAGTACTCTAATCCATATGCAACATCAAGGCATATTTTTAAACGTTGTGCCCAAGTAAGAATAGGCTTGAGTTTGTCAAGTAAATAAGTATCAAGATATGTCTCAATAGTATTCTCAAAAACCATGATCATCTCGGGATCTTCATCACAAAATCCAATTAGATTGACTATGTTACGATGCTTACAAGTGGTAAGCTTTTCAATTTCCCTAACGAATAATAATTCTCTTTGTCTCTTTTGTCTGATTGTGAAGTGTTTTATATATACAGTGTTGCGTTTCTTGGGTAGTTGGCTTTTATTGTTCTCCTCTATGGAGGCGGAACTTTCTTGATCAAAATGCTCAAGTTCTGCTCGGTAAAACAAATATCCAGACTCAGACCTACACAGGTATGCCTCAGCAAAGTTATCGGAAGCCAAGATTATATCACTGAGTCGGATTTTTAGGTGCTTCAAGACATTATCCTGCAACATTAAGACAAGGGGTAAATATAAATACTTTTACAGAAGACAAAGACGCTtttatatctacatgaaaagttagTATGACAGTGGAAGAGTATCAAGAGTTGACTAGAGTTGAtggaagtcaacaaaagtcagaaGAAGAAAAATGTCAACCGATCAAGCGTCGTTCCTCCTATAACCTACATCATACATGGAAATTCTACACCTCCTCATGTAACAACTCGTCCCACATCGGATAGAGAGGCGGGTCGTTTCACCTCCTATGGGTGTTTCACCAATTTCCATTTTATTTCATCAAAT
This genomic stretch from Rutidosis leptorrhynchoides isolate AG116_Rl617_1_P2 chromosome 11, CSIRO_AGI_Rlap_v1, whole genome shotgun sequence harbors:
- the LOC139874360 gene encoding uncharacterized protein, producing the protein MTSYFDLKILQMFTAGMDEEDAVRPSLEDLTSQHSHLKIRLHDITLATNNFSHATRILRDDFYDVYRAEIEHLDNENFVLGEENTKSERPKKRSAVIIKRLLPVKKKIGEEVFCIDIDMFATCKHHNIVTLLGFCIEDREKIIVVEDASNGYLVKYLRNYKNRSLLTWEKRLKICLDIAYGLKYLHHEMEDQMTVIHRTLDTYSIALDENFGAKIVYFGLSAFLHPNQDSLYNDYIVGSQFHIDPEYEESGMLKRESDVYSFGVVLFEILCGRLASNRMYKKESKDGVAYVARQCFRKGTIMEIVDPIIKNVNDDNNFLTTKVPNKDSIETFVQIAYWCLSETQHQRPTMKDVVKELEKSLSFQQVQGQDSDQVVDGSDDLLEMKSTHENPRPSLEDLTSQISHLRIRLHDIHLATEYFSEEYMLKRSNTCEVYSADQLEVWDKEENFLSVGEMNKSEHPKKCTGVFIKRFLQRKGKLGKGVFRTDLEMLATCKHRNIVPLLGFCIEGPEKILIIEDASNGYLVEYLNNNKNRYILTWEKRLKICLAVAYGLKYLHHEMEDQKTVILCDLSTFSIALGQNFVAKIVDFKNAVFLPPNQEDFFPAYVRGNPFYVDPEYEDSGRLKRKSDVYSFGLILFELFGGRLADDVMYTKENKDGLASMARQCFSNGTLMEMIDPMFKEEKTDDKNSKTSKGVNKDSVNTFVEIAYKCLAETQDQRPTMKDVIMELEKALSFQENILKHLKIPLSDIMLATDSFSERYMILNEDNYRIYKAELEQHSDHLNFASFLEENNRSKPPKIPKRCTTVLIERRFIREEHKGEELFFKEVEMLGACKHPNVVTLLGFCDEDDEMILVFENTSKIKLKSYLKDIHKPILRWSHRLRICIDVANGLRYLHYEMDGQKVIIHCDIRSGTIVLDENLGARIANFDTSIFLPPYLDDDTLCPDDIIGRVGFMDPEYEKTGKLKRESDVYSFGVLMCEILCGKTELSYFKESDERLADAVRRCFHERTLNDMVDPKVKEESGDVFTLNRGPNTNSLDTFLEITIACLAETQDKRPTIKVVIEELEKALLFQENNKDTLRISLEDIQLATENFHGKNYIGRGGFGKVYKGKLPQSDSIIVAKQLDTEGGQGDKQFRNELQILFECKHNNIISLVGYCDKEDEKIIVYEYASRGSLDRYLSDAHLNWITRLNICIGVATALNFLHRGVGTLEMVIHRDIKPENILLTGDWSAKLGDFGLSLISAINNETDFIIDRACGTEGYVDPLYLKLGFLTKESDIYSFGVVLFEILCGRLTFETREGMHLPNFIKQRFQKGKGKHDAVVFEKIKEQIMPEALSVFQMIAYRCLNEKREERPTAKEILEQLEKALELQYLSYMQMSGGDGASTGTSY